A portion of the Cryptomeria japonica chromosome 5, Sugi_1.0, whole genome shotgun sequence genome contains these proteins:
- the LOC131075030 gene encoding KIN17-like protein produces the protein MGKNDFLTPKAIANRIKAKGLQKLRWYCQMCQKQCRDENGFKCHCISEGHQRQMQVFGQNPDRFVDGYSEEFEASFLEHIKRSHRFSRVAATVVYNEYIADRHHVHMNSTQWATLTDFVKYIGRTGKCKVDETPKGWFITYIDRESETLLKENLKNKRARADLAEEERHEKEIQEQIERAEKKTANSTSDHTPAPDLARSEMVPNGKVAFSLSKSALAPEAAEKRKFESVFEKDGENPENSNFGAGKPENSNLHGRNSDDPNFGERNPRKSRFGDSNPRDKKEINGGKAGEGAAALAELMKEQERAKDKMNRKDYWLTEGIVVKVMSKGLAEKGYYKQKGVVIKVIEKYVGEIKMIETGHVLRVDQEELETVIPQIGGTVKIVNGAYRGCNARLLGIDTDKFCAKVQIEKSIYNGRLLTAIDYEDICKIA, from the coding sequence ATGGGGAAGAACGATTTCTTGACCCCCAAAGCAATAGCCAATCGGATTAAAGCAAAGGGTCTACAAAAACTGCGATGGTATTGCCAGATGTGCCAGAAGCAATGCCGAGATGAGAATGGCTTTAAATGTCACTGTATTTCGGAGGGTCATCAACGGCAAATGCAGGTCTTCGGCCAAAACCCCGACAGATTCGTTGACGGCTATTCTGAAGAATTCGAGGCTTCTTTCCTCGAGCACATAAAGAGAAGCCATCGATTCAGCCGCGTGGCTGCTACCGTTGTTTACAATGAATACATTGCTGACCGCCACCATGTTCACATGAATTCCACGCAGTGGGCCACTTTGACAGATTTTGTGAAGTATATAGGCCGTACTGGCAAGTGCAAGGTTGATGAAACCCCAAAAGGGTGGTTTATTACCTACATTGACAGGGAGTCGGAGACGTTGTTGAAGGAGAACCTGAAGAATAAGAGGGCCCGGGCGGATTTGGCAGAGGAAGAGCGCCATGAGAAGGAAATTCAGGAGCAAATCGAGCGAGCGGAGAAAAAAACTGCTAATTCAACATCAGATCATACGCCGGCGCCGGATTTAGCGAGGTCGGAAATGGTACCAAATGGTAAAGTTGCGTTTTCTCTGTCTAAGTCGGCACTGGCTCCTGAAGCTGCTGAAAAGAGAAAATTTGAGTCTGTCTTTGAAAAAGATGGGGAGAACCCCGAAAATTCTAATTTTGGAGCTGGTAAACCTGAAAATTCTAACCTTCATGGTCGAAACTCCGACGACCCTAATTTTGGAGAACGAAATCCTAGAAAATCTCGGTTTGGGGATTCAAATCCTAGGGATAAGAAAGAAATCAATGGGGGCAAGGCTGGCGAGGGGGCTGCTGCTCTGGCAGAGCTTATGAAGGAGCAGGAGCGCGCTAAGGATAAAATGAACAGGAAAGATTATTGGCTCACTGAAGGAATTGTAGTGAAGGTCATGAGCAAGGGTTTGGCTGAGAAAGGATATTATAAACAGAAGGGAGTTGTGATAAAGGTAATTGAGAAATACGTTGGGGAGATTAAGATGATTGAGACTGGCCATGTTCTGAGGGTTGATCAGGAGGAACTTGAGACGGTCATACCACAGATTGGGGGCACGGTTAAAATTGTTAATGGTGCATACCGGGGATGCAATGCTAGGTTGCTTGGTATTGATACTGACAAGTTTTGTGCGAAGGTTCAGATTGAGAAAAGTATCTATAACGGGAGATTGCTGACGGCAATTGATTATGAGGATATATGTAAAATTGCATGA